From Woronichinia naegeliana WA131, the proteins below share one genomic window:
- a CDS encoding transposase, translating into METILIQAQTLVYTLLGLMPTSYQRDSLQAMLGLFLEAQGHPLPQHSQTKSPSALSRFLNQYDWGTRQIIRAVQKAILKELLTYAPRGRRPWLQVIVDLTTLEKCGKFKAFEHLIHVLHGKRGLHLLVIYLVIGEFRVLWGFRVWRGKETRSPAQLAVRLVDSLPKELLSAFRVVILADTAFSSVQFLQAMKKRRLAVIVGVRCDRKLADGRQLRDLLKKGQQVTLDGLSFPVTISWFYLKRNGKLEKRFVLSTRPLKSSTIIWWGRRRWSIEGFFKTVKHRFGLHRFGQQTLLGVYRWLLLSMISFLLAHWVYLSTDSSKPPDWGQASASALQTLFPDVALCSLFSQVERLRPLLQSFGLQLQLVAVTT; encoded by the coding sequence ATGGAAACCATTCTTATACAAGCCCAGACCCTAGTTTATACATTGCTAGGTTTGATGCCGACCTCCTATCAACGCGATAGTTTGCAGGCAATGTTGGGGCTATTCCTAGAAGCTCAAGGTCATCCTCTACCCCAACATAGTCAAACAAAATCACCCTCGGCCTTAAGCCGATTTTTGAATCAGTATGATTGGGGTACTCGCCAAATTATCCGAGCAGTGCAAAAAGCAATTCTCAAAGAACTACTTACCTATGCTCCAAGAGGAAGACGACCTTGGTTGCAGGTGATTGTGGACTTAACGACACTGGAGAAATGCGGAAAATTTAAGGCTTTTGAGCATTTAATTCATGTTCTTCACGGGAAGAGGGGTTTACATCTTTTGGTGATTTATCTGGTGATAGGAGAATTTCGAGTCCTTTGGGGATTTCGAGTTTGGAGAGGTAAAGAAACAAGAAGTCCCGCTCAACTCGCGGTGCGATTAGTGGATAGCCTACCCAAAGAACTCCTGAGTGCTTTTCGGGTTGTCATTTTAGCCGATACCGCCTTTAGTAGTGTGCAATTCCTTCAAGCGATGAAAAAACGCCGTCTTGCGGTTATCGTCGGTGTGCGTTGTGACCGTAAATTAGCTGATGGTCGTCAGCTTCGTGATTTGCTCAAAAAAGGACAACAGGTCACTCTTGATGGATTATCTTTCCCTGTTACTATCTCTTGGTTCTACCTCAAACGTAACGGCAAACTCGAAAAACGCTTCGTCTTATCGACTCGTCCTCTTAAGTCCAGTACCATTATCTGGTGGGGACGGCGAAGATGGAGTATTGAGGGCTTTTTCAAGACCGTAAAACATCGTTTTGGTTTACATCGTTTTGGTCAACAAACTCTTCTGGGGGTTTATCGCTGGTTGCTTCTTTCGATGATTAGTTTTCTTCTTGCCCATTGGGTTTATCTTTCTACTGACTCCTCTAAACCACCTGATTGGGGTCAAGCTTCTGCTTCTGCTCTTCAGACACTTTTTCCTGATGTTGCTCTTTGTTCCCTTTTTTCTCAAGTCGAGCGATTACGTCCACTTTTGCAATCTTTTGGGCTCCAACTTCAGTTAGTTGCTGTCACAACTTAG
- a CDS encoding IS630 family transposase — protein sequence MIKLEFTEEDKRLLSYGRFNHPHPRVQLKMEVLWLKSQGLSHQKIAQFAGVSVNTVTSYIRDYQEGGIEKLKEIKFNRPKSELTEHQGTIEAYFESNPPATINEAVKRIEELTGIKRSPTQVRKFLKSIGMRCLKVGTIPSKADVEAQNSYREKELEPRLEEAKAGKRAVFFVDASHFVMGAFVNFIWCFKRIFIKSPSGRKRFNVLGALNAITHEVIMVTNSSYITGTQVCELLEKIAELGLLIPITLVLDNARYQKCRIVQELAESLGIELLYLPPYSPNLNLIERLWKFVKKKCLYAKYYEDFTQFSAAISGCLEDANVKYKEELDSLLTLRFQRFDKSQIMNV from the coding sequence ATGATTAAGTTAGAATTTACAGAAGAAGACAAAAGACTGTTGTCTTACGGTCGGTTTAATCACCCGCATCCTAGAGTGCAGCTAAAGATGGAAGTTTTATGGCTAAAAAGTCAGGGATTGTCTCATCAAAAAATTGCTCAATTCGCAGGAGTTTCAGTAAATACGGTGACAAGCTATATCCGTGATTATCAAGAGGGCGGGATAGAAAAACTAAAAGAAATAAAATTTAATCGCCCGAAAAGCGAGTTAACAGAGCATCAAGGGACAATTGAGGCATATTTTGAGTCAAATCCACCAGCAACAATAAATGAAGCAGTAAAAAGAATAGAAGAATTAACAGGAATAAAAAGAAGTCCGACGCAAGTCAGAAAATTTTTAAAGTCAATAGGAATGAGGTGTCTAAAGGTGGGAACAATTCCATCAAAAGCAGATGTAGAAGCTCAGAATAGCTATAGAGAAAAAGAGCTAGAACCAAGGCTAGAAGAGGCAAAAGCAGGAAAAAGGGCAGTTTTCTTTGTAGATGCCTCTCATTTTGTAATGGGAGCATTTGTAAATTTTATATGGTGCTTCAAGAGGATTTTTATTAAGTCACCATCAGGGAGAAAACGTTTTAATGTGTTAGGAGCATTAAATGCAATTACCCATGAAGTAATTATGGTAACGAACAGTTCTTATATTACGGGAACTCAGGTTTGTGAACTCCTAGAAAAGATAGCAGAATTAGGACTATTAATACCGATTACGTTGGTATTAGACAATGCTCGTTATCAAAAATGCCGAATTGTACAGGAGTTGGCAGAATCATTAGGAATAGAGTTACTGTACTTACCTCCTTATTCTCCTAACTTGAATTTAATTGAAAGACTGTGGAAGTTTGTGAAGAAGAAGTGTTTATACGCAAAATATTATGAAGATTTTACGCAGTTTTCTGCAGCAATTTCAGGATGTCTTGAGGATGCTAACGTAAAATATAAGGAGGAGCTTGATTCTCTGCTCACCTTACGATTTCAACGCTTTGATAAATCTCAGATTATGAACGTTTGA
- a CDS encoding ISAs1 family transposase produces the protein MKLRPKYRLVEHFAEIDDPRIERTKRHKLIDILTIAILAVICGAEGWVAMESFGKAKHQWLKKILELPNGIPSDDTFARVFASLNPEQFQDCFLHWVKSIAEVSEGEVIAIDGKTLRHSYDNANGKGAIQMVSAWATANRLVLGQCKVESKSNEITAIPKLLKMLEVKGCIVTIDAMGTQTKIAQQIVGRGGDYVLALKGNQGNLCEDVEQLFAHAQSVNFVGIKHDFHQTIDKGHGRIEIRRCWTMEQTEFLLGGEKWAKLTSICMIKAERRLKDKTEYETRYYTSNVHNLRFIKALKS, from the coding sequence ATGAAACTCCGACCCAAATATAGACTGGTAGAACACTTTGCCGAAATAGATGACCCTCGCATCGAACGAACAAAACGGCATAAACTCATTGATATTCTAACGATTGCCATCTTAGCCGTCATTTGTGGAGCAGAAGGTTGGGTAGCCATGGAAAGTTTCGGCAAGGCTAAACATCAATGGCTAAAAAAAATTTTGGAATTGCCGAATGGCATCCCCTCCGACGATACGTTTGCGCGTGTATTTGCTAGTCTGAATCCAGAGCAATTTCAAGACTGTTTTCTGCATTGGGTCAAAAGTATAGCGGAGGTAAGTGAAGGAGAAGTGATAGCGATTGACGGCAAAACCCTTCGCCACTCCTATGACAATGCCAACGGAAAGGGCGCAATTCAGATGGTAAGTGCATGGGCAACAGCAAATCGTCTAGTACTAGGACAGTGCAAGGTGGAAAGCAAATCGAATGAAATCACGGCGATTCCTAAACTCCTGAAAATGCTAGAGGTCAAAGGTTGTATCGTAACGATTGATGCCATGGGAACTCAGACAAAGATTGCCCAACAGATAGTAGGGCGAGGGGGAGATTATGTTTTGGCATTGAAAGGCAATCAAGGTAATTTATGTGAGGATGTTGAACAATTATTTGCTCATGCTCAATCGGTTAATTTTGTGGGAATTAAGCATGATTTTCATCAAACAATAGACAAGGGACATGGACGGATTGAAATTCGCCGTTGCTGGACGATGGAACAAACAGAATTTTTGCTGGGTGGGGAGAAATGGGCAAAGTTGACGAGCATCTGTATGATTAAAGCGGAGAGACGATTGAAAGACAAAACAGAGTATGAGACTCGCTACTATACTTCAAACGTTCATAATCTGAGATTTATCAAAGCGTTGAAATCGTAA
- a CDS encoding DUF6444 domain-containing protein — protein MKKLDPVPDLNQEEVKMPWQKEVAKDWYEDYQKEKEENEKLRKELVELKKEIEKLKEKLKKLNQRTSENSSQPPSSDGYKKKVAKTFGQGERI, from the coding sequence ATGAAAAAACTAGACCCAGTTCCAGACTTAAACCAAGAAGAAGTGAAAATGCCATGGCAAAAAGAAGTGGCAAAAGATTGGTATGAAGATTATCAGAAAGAAAAAGAAGAGAACGAAAAGCTGAGAAAAGAATTGGTAGAGTTAAAGAAAGAGATAGAAAAGTTGAAAGAAAAGCTGAAAAAGCTTAACCAAAGAACGAGTGAAAATAGCTCTCAGCCCCCAAGCAGTGACGGTTACAAAAAGAAAGTCGCCAAAACCTTCGGTCAGGGCGAACGCATCTAA